In Onthophagus taurus isolate NC chromosome 6, IU_Otau_3.0, whole genome shotgun sequence, a genomic segment contains:
- the LOC111421066 gene encoding uncharacterized protein isoform X4, with protein sequence MRLLTIGLIVSLLIHYSEAANCVLDNGQYTDQISIYDPKMDDSADVFLVIPTTNVQSAEIKPNQDHSYIDVVYSENTLTFRPSAEFRSNWEKDTAYTSNPRVNSKFILTCADGGSYEIEYIQSINDLNTFDPVFVKATYDFTIPMPVGGNVDLTNFGEAIFVTDYDVSNEGMSFTIEGDNADSLVVEYMGRIDSSDSNCESTSSMGKTYKGILKTKSPLRLTEDTSYTITATDKGKPSTKSGTATLNIIIDQSGTLPSSPSFETGFYEADYDKSNPDIHSITLKNVIKVTEGITTDNIQLSGEHAGNFEHTIKDNALEITLKTNLPDDVINFQPFVALSITASIDSAEVVATTSLIVTMPEKDNLSFTKVYYETQYSEIEGKPQIDTVDIQVTDNAVVEVIEDYAAYFKYNPDEKTIEPTGVLPSDVQSNNDFIHVTIKATLGIAEAEAVLIVKMPDEEIVKFGEIYYEATYSEESGNPTISEVKLDISDEAIITLGGDLADSFTYNTADKTITVTKPLPLETQPNNFIHVTITATLGESIADAILIVTWPREEIVEFGQVYYEATYSEESGNPTISEVKLDITDEAIITFGGDLADSFTYNTADKTITVTKPLPLETQPNNFIHVTITATLGESKADAVLIVTWPREEIVEFGQVYYEATYSEENGNPTISEVKLDISDEAIITLGGDLADSFTYNSADKTITVTKPLPLETQPNNFIHVTITATLGESKADAVLIVTWPREEIVEFGQVYYEATYSEESGNPTISEVKLDITDEAIITFGGDLADSFTYNTADKTITVTKPLPLETQPNNFIHVTITATLGESKADAVLIVTWPREEIVEFGQVYYEATYSEESGNPTISEVKLDITDEAIIVLTGDLADSFTYNTADKTITVNKPLPLETQPNNFIHVTITATLGGNEAEAVLIVSWPKEGTVKFGQVYYEATYSEDSGEATITPVTIDVTDGATIEIGENYAEYFKYNPDDKTIEVTKPLLSETQTDNNFIHVTITAKHEGAIAEAVLIVNMPGKESLRFNEIYYEATYSEEDGVPTITPVIIEDLPAEVVVEVIEEFAAYFAYNAAEKTIEAIQALTSEHQTNNFIHVKIRATLGAAIADAILIVNMPDKENLKWKEIYYEATYSEEDGVPAITPVTIEDLPAGVTVEVVDEFAAYFTYNAAEKTIEAIQGLTSDHQANNFIHVKLRATLGAAIADAILIVNMPGKENLRWKEIYYEAAYSEEDGVPAITPVTIEDLPAGVVVEVIEEFAAYFAYNAEEKTIEAIQGLTSEHQANNFIHVKIRATLGAAIADAILIVNMPDKENLRFKEIYYETTYSEEDGVPAITPVIIEDLPAGVVVEVIEEFAAYFAYNAAEKTIEPIQALTSDHQANNFIHVKLRATLGSATADAILIVNMPDKENLRWKEVYYEATYSEEDGVPAITPVTIEDLPAGVVVEVIEEFAAYFAYNAAEKTIEAIQGLTSDHQANNFIHVKLRATLGSATADAILIVNMPGKENLRWKEIYYEATYSEEDGVPAITPVTIEDLPAGVTVEVVDEFAAYFAYNAAEKTIEAIQGLTSDHQANNFIHVKIRATLGAAIADAILIVNMPGKENLRWKEVYYEATYSEEDGVPAITPVIIEDLPAGVVVEVVEEFAAYFAYNAAEKTIEPIQALTSDHQANNFIHVKIRATLGAAIADAILIVNMPGKENLRWKEVYYEATYSEEDGVPAITPVTIEDLPAGVVVEVIEEFAAYFAYNAAENTIEAIQVLTVDHQANNFIHVKIQATLGGASADAILIVNMPDKVNLRFKEIYYEATYSEEDSVPAITPVTIEDLPGGVTVEVVDEFAAYFAYNAAEKTIEAIQGLTSDHQANNFIHVKIRATLGAAIADAILIVNMPGKENLRWKEVYYEATYSEEDGVPAITPVTIEDLPAGVTVEVVDEFAAYFAYNAAEKTIEAIQGLTSDHQANNFIHVKIRATLGAAIADAILIVNMPGKENLRLKEIYYEATYSEKDGVPAITPVIIEDLPAGVVVEVIEEFAAYFAYNAAENTIEAIQVLTVDHQANNFIHVKIQATLGGASADAILIVNMPDKVNLRFKEIYYEATYSEEDGVPAITPVTIEDLPAGVTVEVVDEFAAYFAYNAAEKTIEAIQGLTSDHQANNFIHVKIRATLGAAIADAILIVNMPGRENLRWKEIYYEATYSEEDGVPAITPVTIEDLPAGVTVEVVDEFAAYFAYNAAEKTIEAIQGLTSDHQANNFIHVKLRATLGAAIADAILIVNMPGKENLRWKEIYYEATYSEEDGVPAITPVIIEDLPAGVTVEVVDEFAAYFAYNAAEKTIEAIQGLTSDHQANNFIHVKIRATLGAAIADAILIVNMPGKENLRLKEIYYEATYSEKDGVPAITPVTIEDLPAGVVVEVIEEFAAYFAYNAAENTIEAIQVLTVDHQANNFIHVKIQATLGGASADAILIVNMPDKVNLRFKEIYYEATYSEEDGVPAITPVTIEDLPAGVTVEVVDEFAAYFAYNAAEKTIEAIQGLTSDHQANNFIHVKIRATLGAAIADAILIVNMPGKENLRWKEVYYEATYSEEDGVPAITPVIIEDLPAGVVVEVIEEFAAYFAYNAAEKTIVAIQGLTSDHQANNFIHVKLRATLGSATADAILIVNMPGKENLRFKEIYYEATYSEEDGVPAITPVTIEDLPAGVTVEVVDEFAAYFAYNAAEKTIEAIQGLTSDHQANNFIHVKMRATLGAAIADAILIVNMPGKENLRFKEIYYEATYSEKDGVPAITPVTIEDLPAGVVVEVIEEFAAYFAYNAAENTIEVIQVLTVDHQANNFIHVKIQATLGGASANAILIVNMPDKVSLKFNEIYYEATYSETDGTPAITEVLIGDLTPGAIVEVVEDYADYFTYNAEEKTIEAVKVLTSDAQSKNFIHVKIRATLGAALAEAVLIVNMPADGNNINNIFNEIYYEATYSEEDGKPKITQVNIKAIDEATVQVVEDYQDFFEYNPDTKTIEATNLLTSDIQSNKFIHVTIRATLEENTADAVLIVNMPNEGNQINGIFGEIYYEASYFEEDGNPKMTDVKIDVIDGANVEIIGEYKEHFEYDADKKSIKIVKVLDINSFEKWYIDVIIRATLEEATADAVLVVSPTAIITFEGELVFEGEPSVGISGKLTAKSSIDEEIVFRFTDNVPQEWLQYLSLTDDGTLKTLDLPTGSYDIEVVASGTTSKASQITLIKIRIGSAETCPDGTIWNPYTFLAVNIKENEEESVVLPLNDGSEYHYEIVDIQPNKDRFELNGNGDVVAKSLDRESDEFGSGKAQYIAKINLISNAVQRRFSPKSTLKTLFVLKDETTAGDDKCYSINKIGNEPNQIVIGISVDDVNDNKPIFEKTKVVVGYPESDLLKTVSPPYVIVVKATDKDIGDYASLKYSVTSSKVVIDENTGYIYPTDDIYENDEVVKVTAKDDNGKGYETEEPLTLTIKILEKNHLCILKYQDKHLEDLDDIMDNLAKYADVRYLSAAVLPGSDPYGRSSTDRSLVITAYAFDIGTENLLTAEELIELLEDVDGLSMEPLPNPGEDCTTETPTECNCDDDECSNGGLIAGVVVLAILLALCIGGFIAFYILIFRKTKSYNQMEEEGLPKPAAKETPLENPKFIKNPAPLPPSNKLAADIVERRPTGYLYPADLAEEEPPSTSSPSEVFNNEMKERRKSVVFNNNIEEINIEREAEDQDGEKKNLPDEAENTKL encoded by the exons ATGCGACTACTAACGATAGGTTTAATCGTTAGCTTGCTTATTCATTATTCTGAAG cGGCAAATTGTGTTTTGGACAATGGTCAATATACTGATCAAATTAGTATTTATGATCCGAAGATGGATGATAGCGCGGATGTATTTCTCGTAATACCAACAACAAATGTGCAAAGTGCtgaaataaaaccaaatcaaGACCATTCTTATATTGATGTCGTGTATTCGGAGAATACATTGACGTTTAGACCATCAGCAGAATTCAGAAGTAATTGGGAAAAGGACACTGCATACACCTCGAATCCTcgagttaactcaaaatttatattaacatgTGCAGATGGTGGCAGTTATGAGATT GAATACATCCAAAGTATAAATGATCTCAACACATTTGACCCGGTGTTTGTAAAGGCCACATATGATTTTACAATTCCCATGCCGGTTGGTGGTAATGTCGATCTTACAAATTTCGGTGAAGCCATTTTCGTGACGGATTACGATGTTTCTAATGAAGGAATGAGTTTTACAATTGAAGGAGACAATGCTGATTCACTCGTAGTGGAATACATGGGACGTATCGATTCATCAGATTCAAATTGCGAATCGACGTCTTCGATGGGTAAAACATACAaaggaattttaaaaacaaagtcTCCACTTAGGTTAACCGAGGACACAAGTTATACTATTACTGCaaca gatAAAGGCAAACCGAGTACCAAAAGTGGCACAGCTACACTTAATATTATAATCGATCAATCCGGAACTTTACCATCCAGCCCTTCCTTTGAAACAGGGTTCTATGAAGCTGATTACGATAAAAGTAATCCTGACATACACTcgattactttaaaaaatgtaattaaggTGACGGAAGGTATCACGACAGACAACATACAATTGAGTGGGG AACACGCAGGGAATTTCGAACACACTATTAAGGACAATGCTTTggaaattactttaaaaacaAACTTACCAGATGATGTAATCAATTTCCAGCCGTTTGTTGCTTTAAGTATCACCGCTTCAATTGATAGCGCTGAAGTTGTAGCGACCACATCCTTAATCGTAACTATGCCTGAAAAAGATAATCTTAGTTTCACAAAAGTGTACTACGAAACGCAATACTCTGAAATAGAAGGAAAACCTCAAATTGATACAGTTGATATACAAGTGACAGATAATGCTGTAGTTGAAGTTATTGAAG ATTACGCCGCATATTTCAAATATAATCCGGACGAGAAAACTATTGAACCAACGGGTGTATTACCTTCAGATGTTCAATCTAACAACGACTTTATCCATGTGACAATAAAAGCTACACTTGGAATAGCTGAAGCTGAAGCAGTTTTAATTGTGAAGATGCCTGATGaggaaattgttaaatttggGGAAATATACTATGAAGCGACATATTCTGAAGAAAGTGGTAACCCGACAATATCAGAAGTAAAATTAGATATCAGTGATGAAGCAATAATTACACTTGGTGGAG ATTTAGCAGATTCCTTCACATATAATACTGCCGACAAGACTATTACAGTAACTAAACCTTTACCTTTGGAAACTCAACCTAATAATTTCATCCACGTCACAATAACAGCTACACTTGGAGAAAGTATAGCGGATGCGATCTTGATTGTAACTTGGCCTAGGGAAGAAATCGTTGAATTTGGACAAGTATACTATGAAGCAACGTATTCTGAAGAAAGTGGTAACCCGACAATATCAGAAGTAAAATTAGATATCACTGATGAAGCAATAATTACATTTGGTGGAg ATTTAGCAGATTCCTTCACATATAATACTGCCGACAAGACTATTACAGTAACTAAACCTTTACCTTTGGAAACTCAACCTAATAATTTCATCCACGTCACAATAACAGCTACACTTGGAGAAAGTAAAGCGGATGCGGTCTTGATTGTAACTTGGCCTAGGGAAGAAATCGTTGAATTTGGACAAGTATACTATGAAGCAACGTATTCTGAAGAAAATGGTAACCCGACAATATCAGAAGTGAAATTAGATATCAGTGATGAAGCAATAATTACACTTGGTGGAg ATTTAGCAGATTCCTTCACATATAATTCTGCCGACAAGACTATTACAGTCACTAAACCTTTACCTTTGGAAACTCAACCTAATAATTTCATCCACGTCACAATAACAGCTACACTTGGAGAAAGTAAAGCGGATGCGGTCTTAATTGTAACTTGGCCTAGGGAAGAAATCGTTGAATTTGGACAAGTATACTATGAAGCAACGTATTCTGAAGAAAGTGGTAACCCGACAATATCAGAAGTAAAATTAGATATCACTGATGAAGCAATAATTACATTTGGTGGAg ATTTAGCAGATTCCTTCACATATAATACTGCCGACAAGACTATTACAGTAACTAAACCTTTACCTTTGGAAACTCAACCTAATAATTTCATCCACGTCACAATAACAGCTACACTTGGAGAAAGTAAAGCGGATGCGGTCTTGATTGTAACTTGGCCTAGGGAAGAAATCGTTGAATTTGGACAAGTATACTATGAAGCAACGTATTCTGAAGAAAGTGGTAACCCGACAATATCAGAAGTAAAATTGGATATCACTGATGAAGCAATAATTGTACTTACTGGAG ATTTAGCAGATTCTTTCACATATAATACTGCCGACAAAACTATCACAGTCAATAAACCTTTACCTTTGGAAACTCAACCTAATAATTTCATCCATGTCACAATAACAGCTACACTTGGAGGAAATGAAGCAGAAGCGGTTCTCATTGTAAGTTGGCCTAAGGAAGGAACAGTTAAGTTTGGACAAGTTTACTATGAAGCGACATATTCAGAAGATAGTGGTGAAGCTACAATTACACCAGTAACAATAGATGTCACCGATGGAGCAACAATTGAAATTGGTGAAA ATTATGcagaatatttcaaatataatCCTGATGACAAAACCATTGAAGTCACGAAACCACTACTTTCGGAAACTCAAACCGACAATAATTTCATCCATGTGACAATAACGGCTAAACATGAGGGTGCTATTGCAGAAGCGGTTCTAATTGTAAATATGCCAGGCAAAGAAAGCCTTAGATTCAACGAGATATACTACGAAGCGACATATTCCGAAGAAGACGGTGTACCTACGATTACACCAGTAATAATAGAAGATTTACCAGCAGAGGTGGTAGTTGAAGTCATTGAAG AGTTTGCGGCTTACTTTGCATACAATGCTGCAGAAAAAACTATTGAAGCTATTCAAGCTCTAACGTCAGAACACCAAACTAATAACTTCATCCATGTCAAAATACGGGCAACACTTGGTGCTGCTATAGCGGATgctattttaattgtaaatatgCCAGACAAAGAAAACCTTAAATGGAAAGAGATATACTACGAAGCAACCTATTCCGAAGAAGATGGTGTACCTGCGATTACACCAGTAACAATAGAAGATTTGCCAGCAGGCGTAACGGTTGAAGTCGTTGATG AGTTTGCGGCTTACTTTACATACAATGCTGCAGAAAAAACTATTGAAGCTATTCAAGGTTTAACGTCAGATCACCAAGCTAATAACTTCATCCATGTCAAATTACGCGCAACACTTGGTGCTGCTATAGCGGATgctattttaattgtaaatatgCCAGGCAAAGAAAACCTTAGATGGAAAGAGATATACTACGAAGCGGCCTATTCCGAAGAAGATGGTGTACCTGCGATTACACCAGTGACAATAGAAGATTTACCAGCAGGGGTGGTAGTTGAAGTTATTGAAg AGTTTGCGGCTTACTTTGCATACAATGCTGAAGAAAAAACTATTGAAGCTATTCAAGGTCTAACGTCAGAACACCAAGCTAATAACTTCATCCATGTCAAAATACGAGCAACTCTTGGTGCTGCTATAGCGGATgctattttaattgtaaatatgCCCGACAAAGAAAACCTTAGATTCAAAGAGATATACTACGAAACAACCTATTCCGAAGAAGATGGTGTACCTGCGATTACACCAGTGATAATAGAAGATTTACCAGCAGGGGTAGTAGTTGAAGTCATTGAAg AGTTTGCGGCTTACTTTGCATACAATGCAGCAGAAAAAACTATTGAACCTATTCAAGCTCTAACGTCAGATCACCAAGCTAATAACTTCATCCATGTCAAATTACGCGCAACACTTGGTTCTGCTACAGCGGATgctattttaattgtaaatatgCCAGACAAAGAAAACCTTAGGTGGAAAGAGGTATACTACGAAGCGACCTATTCCGAAGAAGATGGTGTACCTGCGATTACACCAGTAACAATAGAAGATTTACCAGCAGGGGTGGTAGTTGAAGTCATTGAAg AGTTTGCGGCTTACTTTGCATACAATGCAGCAGAAAAAACTATTGAAGCTATTCAAGGTTTAACGTCAGATCACCAAGCTAATAACTTCATCCATGTCAAATTACGCGCAACACTTGGTTCTGCTACAGCGGATgctattttaattgtaaatatgCCAGGCAAAGAAAACCTTAGATGGAAAGAGATATACTACGAAGCGACCTATTCCGAAGAAGATGGTGTACCTGCGATTACACCAGTAACAATAGAAGATTTACCAGCAGGCGTAACAGTTGAAGTCGTTGATG AGTTTGCGGCTTACTTTGCATACAATGCTGCAGAAAAAACTATTGAAGCTATTCAAGGTTTAACGTCAGATCACCAAGCTAATAACTTCATTCATGTCAAAATACGAGCAACTCTTGGTGCTGCTATAGCGGATgctattttaattgtaaatatgCCAGGCAAAGAAAACCTTAGATGGAAAGAGGTATACTACGAAGCGACCTATTCCGAAGAAGATGGTGTACCTGCGATTACACCAGTGATAATAGAAGATTTGCCAGCAGGGGTGGTAGTTGAAGTCGTTGAAG AGTTTGCGGCTTACTTTGCATACAATGCAGCAGAAAAAACTATTGAACCTATTCAAGCTCTAACGTCAGATCACCAAGCTAATAACTTCATCCATGTCAAAATACGGGCAACTCTTGGTGCTGCTATAGCGGATgctattttaattgtaaatatgCCAGGCAAAGAAAACCTTAGATGGAAAGAGGTATACTACGAAGCGACCTATTCCGAAGAAGATGGTGTACCTGCGATTACACCAGTAACAATAGAAGATTTACCAGCAGGGGTGGTAGTTGAAGTCATTGAAG AGTTTGCGGCTTACTTTGCATACAATGCTGCTGAAAATACTATTGAAGCTATTCAAGTTCTAACGGTAGATCACCAAGCTAATAACTTCATTCATGTCAAAATACAAGCAACTCTTGGTGGTGCCTCTGCAGACgctattttaattgtaaatatgCCCGACAAAGTAAACCTTAGATTCAAAGAGATATACTACGAAGCGACCTATTCCGAAGAAGATAGTGTACCTGCGATTACACCAGTAACAATAGAAGATTTACCAGGAGGCGTAACAGTTGAAGTCGTTGATG AGTTTGCGGCTTACTTTGCATACAATGCTGCAGAAAAAACTATTGAAGCTATTCAAGGTTTAACGTCAGATCACCAAGCTAATAACTTCATCCATGTCAAAATACGGGCAACACTCGGTGCTGCTATAGCGGATgctattttaattgtaaatatgCCAGGCAAAGAAAACCTTAGATGGAAAGAGGTATACTACGAAGCGACCTATTCCGAAGAAGATGGTGTACCTGCGATTACTCCAGTAACAATAGAAGATTTACCAGCAGGCGTAACGGTTGAAGTCGTTGATG AGTTTGCCGCTTACTTTGCATACAATGCTGCTGAAAAAACTATTGAAGCTATTCAAGGTCTAACGTCAGATCACCAAGCTAATAACTTCATCCATGTCAAAATACGAGCAACACTTGGTGCTGCTATAGCGGATGCTATTTTGATTGTAAATATGCCAGGCAAAGAAAACCTTAGATTGAAAGAGATATACTACGAAGCAACCTATTCCGAAAAAGATGGTGTACCTGCGATTACACCAGTGATAATAGAAGATTTACCAGCAGGGGTGGTAGTTGAAGTCATTGAAG AATTTGCCGCTTACTTTGCATACAATGCTGCTGAAAATACTATTGAAGCTATTCAAGTTCTAACGGTAGATCACCAAGCTAATAACTTCATTCATGTCAAAATACAAGCAACTCTTGGTGGTGCCTCTGCAGACgctattttaattgtaaatatgCCCGACAAAGTAAACCTTAGATTCAAAGAGATATACTACGAAGCGACCTATTCCGAAGAAGATGGTGTACCTGCGATTACACCAGTAACAATAGAAGATTTACCAGCAGGCGTAACGGTTGAAGTCGTTGATG AGTTTGCGGCTTACTTTGCATACAATGCTGCTGAAAAAACTATTGAAGCTATTCAAGGTTTAACGTCAGATCACCAAGCTAATAACTTCATCCATGTCAAAATACGAGCAACACTCGGAGCTGCTATAGCGGATgctattttaattgtaaatatgCCAGGCAGAGAAAACCTTAGATGGAAAGAGATATACTACGAAGCGACCTATTCCGAAGAAGATGGTGTACCTGCGATTACACCAGTAACAATAGAAGATTTACCAGCAGGCGTAACGGTTGAAGTCGTTGATG AATTTGCGGCTTACTTTGCATACAATGCTGCAGAAAAAACTATTGAAGCTATTCAAGGTTTAACGTCAGATCACCAAGCTAATAACTTCATCCATGTCAAATTACGCGCAACACTTGGTGCTGCTATAGCGGATgctattttaattgtaaatatgCCAGGCAAAGAAAACCTTAGATGGAAAGAGATATACTACGAAGCGACTTATTCCGAAGAAGATGGTGTACCTGCGATTACACCAGTAATAATAGAAGATTTACCAGCAGGCGTAACAGTTGAAGTCGTTGATg AGTTCGCGGCTTACTTTGCATACAACGCTGCAGAAAAAACTATTGAAGCTATTCAAGGTTTAACGTCAGATCACCAAGCTAATAACTTCATCCATGTCAAAATACGAGCAACACTTGGTGCTGCTATAGCGGATGCTATTTTGATTGTAAATATGCCAGGCAAAGAAAACCTTAGATTGAAAGAGATATACTACGAAGCAACCTATTCCGAAAAAGATGGTGTACCTGCGATTACACCAGTGACAATAGAAGATTTACCAGCAGGGGTGGTAGTTGAAGTCATTGAAG AGTTTGCCGCTTACTTTGCATACAATGCTGCTGAAAATACTATTGAAGCTATTCAAGTTCTAACGGTAGATCACCAAGCTAATAACTTCATTCATGTCAAAATACAAGCAACTCTTGGTGGTGCCTCTGCAGACgctattttaattgtaaatatgCCCGACAAAGTAAACCTTAGATTCAAAGAGATATACTACGAAGCGACCTATTCCGAAGAAGATGGTGTACCAGCGATTACACCAGTAACAATAGAAGATTTACCAGCAGGCGTAACAGTTGAAGTAGTTGATG AGTTTGCGGCTTACTTTGCATACAATGCTGCTGAAAAAACTATTGAAGCTATTCAAGGTTTAACGTCAGATCACCAAGCTAATAACTTCATCCATGTCAAAATACGGGCAACACTCGGTGCTGCTATAGCGGATgctattttaattgtaaatatgCCAGGCAAAGAAAACCTTAGATGGAAAGAGGTATACTACGAAGCGACCTATTCCGAAGAAGATGGTGTACCTGCGATTACACCAGTGATAATAGAAGATTTACCAGCAGGGGTGGTAGTTGAAGTCATTGAAG AGTTTGCGGCTTACTTTGCATACAATGCTGCAGAAAAAACTATTGTAGCTATTCAAGGTTTAACGTCAGATCACCAAGCTAATAACTTCATCCATGTCAAATTACGCGCAACACTTGGTTCTGCTACAGCGGATgctattttaattgtaaatatgCCAGGCAAAGAAAACCTTAGATTCAAAGAGATATACTACGAAGCGACCTATTCCGAAGAAGATGGTGTACCTGCGATTACACCAGTAACAATAGAAGATTTACCAGCAGGCGTAACAGTTGAAGTCGTTGATg AGTTTGCGGCTTACTTTGCATACAATGCTGCAGAAAAAACTATTGAAGCTATTCAAGGTTTAACGTCAGATCACCAAGCTAATAACTTCATCCATGTCAAAATGCGAGCAACACTCGGTGCTGCTATAGCGGATgctattttaattgtaaatatgCCAGGCAAAGAAAACCTTAGATTCAAAGAGATATACTACGAAGCAACCTATTCCGAAAAAGATGGTGTACCTGCGATTACACCAGTGACAATAGAAGATTTACCAGCAGGGGTGGTAGTTGAAGTCATTGAAG AGTTTGCCGCTTACTTTGCATACAATGCTGCTGAAAATACTATTGAAGTTATTCAAGTTCTAACGGTAGATCACCAAGCTAATAACTTCATTCATGTCAAAATACAAGCAACTCTTGGTGGTGCCTCTGCAAACGCTATTTTGATTGTAAATATGCCCGATAAAGTAAGcctcaaatttaatgaaatttactATGAAGCGACGTATTCTGAAACAGATGGAACACCGGCAATTACAGAAGTGTTAATAGGAGACTTAACTCCAGGGGCGATAGTAGAAGTCGTTGAAG ATTATGCCGACTACTTCACATATAATGCAgaagaaaaaacaattgaaGCTGTCAAAGTCCTAACGTCGGATGCCCAATCTAAAAACTTCATTCACGTCAAAATAAGAGCCACACTTGGAGCAGCTTTAGCGGAGGCTGTTTTGATTGTAAATATGCCTGCTGACGGAAACAATATCAATAACATATTTAATGAGATATACTATGAAGCGACATACTCCGAAGAAGACGGTAAACCCAAAATAACTCAAGTGAATATAAAAGCAATCGATGAAGCAACTGTTCAAGTCGTTGAAG ATTATCAAGATTTCTTTGAATATAATCCGGATACCAAAACCATTGAAGCAACCAACCTGTTAACTTCAGATATTCAATCTAATAAGTTTATCCATGTTACAATAAGAGCTACACTTGAAGAAAATACAGCTGATGCGGTTCTTATTGTTAATATGCCCAATGAAGGAAACCAAATAAATGGCATATTTGGAGAGATATATTATGAAGCATCATACTTTGAAGAAGATGGAAACCCTAAAATGACAGATGTGAAAATCGACGTAATTGATGGAGCTAACGTTGAAATCATAGGAG aatacAAAGAACACTTTGAATATGACGCGGACAAAAAATCTATCAAAATCGTCAAAGTTCTTGATATAaacagttttgaaaaatggtATATTGACGTGATAATTCGAGCTACCCTCGAAGAAGCTACCGCAGATGCAGTGTTAGTCGTATCTCCAACAGCTATAATTACTTTTGAAGGTGAATTAGTTTTCGAAGGGGAACCTAGCGTTGGTATTAGTGGAAAACTCACAGCCAAATCTTCAATAGATGAAGAAATCGTATTTAGATTTACAG ATAATGTACCTCAAGAATGGCTGCAGTACTTGTCTTTAACTGATGATGGAACTTTGAAAACTCTGGATTTACCAACTGGTTCTTACGACATTGAAGTAGTAGCAAGTGGAACTACAAGCAAAGCTAGTCAAATTACTTTG ATAAAAATTAGAATTGGTTCTGCAGAAACATGCCCCGATGGTACCATTTGGAATCCTTACACATTCCTTGCAGTTAATATCAaggaaaatgaagaagaatcCGTCGTTTTGCCTCTAAATGATGGAAGTGaatatcattatgaaattgtGGACATCCAACCCAATAAAGACAGATTCGAGTTGAATGGAAATGGTGATGTTGTGGCTAAATCATTAGATAGAGAATCTGATGAATTTGGATCTGGAAAAGCACAATACATCGcaaaaattaatctaatttcTAACGCAGTACAAAGACGTTTCTCTCCGAAGAGTACCTTAAAAACATTGTTTGTCTTAAAAGATGAAACTACAGCTGGTGATGATAAATGTtactcaataaataaaattggaaatgaACCAAATCAAATTGTTATTGGAATTAGCGTTGATGATGTGAATGATAACAAACCAATATTTGAAAAGACGAAAGTTGTTGTTGGTTACCCCGAAtcggatttattaaaaactgttTCACCTCCTTATGTAATTGTGGTAAAAGCAACCGATAAAGATATTGGGGATTACGCATCATTGAAATATTCAGTTACAAGCTCTAAAGTTGTGATTGACGAAAATACAGGGTATATTTATCCAACTGAtgatatttatgaaaatgacGAGGTCGTGAAAGTAACTGCAAAAGACGATAATGGAAAAGGATACGAAACAGAAGAACCCTTAACccttacaataaaaattttagaaaaaaatcatttatgtaTATTGAAATATCAAGATAAACATTTAGAAGATCTCGACGACATAATGGATAACCTCGCAAAATACGCTGATGTTAGATATCTTTCAGCTGCAGTTCTTCCTGGTTCCGACCCATATGGTAGAAGTTCAACTGATAGATCGTTAGTTATCACGGCATATGCTTTCGATATTGGCACAGAAAACCTTCTTACTGCAGAAGAATTAATAGAGTTATTAGAAGATGTTGATGGTTTATCCATGGAACCACTTCCAAATCCAGGAGAAGACTGCACCACAGAAACACCAACTGAATGTAACTGCGATGATGACGAATGCTCCAATGGAGGATTAATAGCCGGCGTAGTAGTTCTTGCAATTTTATTAGCTTTATGCATCGGAGGATTTATcgctttttatatattaatattcag aaaaacaaaatcataTAACCAAATGGAAGAAGAAGGACTCCCAAAACCTGCCGCTAAAGAAACTCCATTAGAAAAcccaaaatttataaagaaccCAGCACCACTCCCACCAAG CAATAAACTCGCAGCAGATATCGTTGAAAGGAGGCCGACGGGGTATCTTTATCCAGCGGATTTAGCTGAAGAAGAGCCACCAAGCACATCGAGTCCCTCTGAAGTTTTCAATAACGAAATGAAGGAGCGACGCAAATCTGTagtgtttaataataacattgaaGAGATCAACATCGAAAGGGAAGCTGAAGATCAAGAcggagagaaaaaaaatcttcctGATGAAGCTGAAAATACTAAATTATAA